Proteins from a single region of Schistocerca gregaria isolate iqSchGreg1 chromosome 3, iqSchGreg1.2, whole genome shotgun sequence:
- the LOC126355620 gene encoding HORMA domain-containing protein 1-like: MATAIKTKTTPVVIPTTCQKSQTLIKQLVALAVSNVAYNRSFFPEDAFIEQEFEGTCVKVLNSNTKCENALIFQKWINSALEAFEKGYLKQLMVCVRPDSEDIGVVLESYKFTFNSKNDDVQMIAENSFGSSM, encoded by the exons ATGGCAACTGCTATAAAAACGAAA ACCACACCAGTGGTAATTCCAACAACATGTCAGAAATCTCAAACGCTTATCAAGCAGCTGGTTGCTTTGGCAGTTTCAAATGTTGCATATAACAGATCATTTTTCCCAGAAGATGCATTTATTGAACAAGAATTTGAAGGAACGTGTGTTAAAGTATTGAACAGTAACACAAAGTGTGAAAATGCTCTGATTTTTCAGAAGTGGATAAACAGTGCCTTAGAGGCATTTGAAAAAGGATAT CTTAAGCAGTTGATGGTCTGTGTCCGGCCTGATTCTGAAGATATTGGAGTTGTTCTGGAATCATACAAGTTCACATTTAACAGCAAGAATGATGATGTTCAAATGATTGCTGAAAATTCATTTGGATCATCTATGTAA